The Chryseobacterium aureum genome contains a region encoding:
- the fsa gene encoding fructose-6-phosphate aldolase: MKFFIDTANLEQIKEARDLGILDGVTTNPSLMAKEGIQGAEAIRNHYKTICELVDGDISAEVLSTTYEEMIKEGDELAAIHPNIVVKIPMIKDGIKALKYFSDKGIKTNCTLIFSPGQALLAAKAGATYVSPFLGRLDDISTDGLNLIQEIRLIFDNYMFETEILAASIRHSMHIIDCAKIGADVITSPLPPILSLLKHPLTDSGLAQFIADSQKLA, encoded by the coding sequence ATGAAATTTTTTATTGACACAGCTAATTTAGAGCAAATCAAGGAAGCCAGAGATCTTGGAATTTTAGATGGTGTAACAACCAACCCATCATTAATGGCTAAGGAAGGTATTCAGGGAGCTGAAGCCATCAGAAACCACTATAAAACGATCTGCGAACTGGTAGACGGAGATATTTCTGCGGAAGTTCTTTCTACAACGTATGAAGAAATGATTAAGGAAGGAGACGAATTGGCTGCTATTCACCCCAATATCGTTGTAAAGATCCCAATGATCAAAGATGGTATCAAAGCGTTAAAATATTTTTCTGATAAAGGAATCAAAACGAACTGTACATTGATTTTCTCTCCGGGGCAGGCTCTTCTGGCAGCTAAAGCAGGAGCTACTTATGTTTCTCCTTTCTTGGGAAGATTAGACGATATTTCTACAGACGGACTGAACCTTATTCAGGAAATCAGACTAATTTTCGATAACTATATGTTCGAAACTGAAATCCTGGCGGCTTCTATCCGTCACTCAATGCATATTATCGACTGTGCTAAAATCGGAGCGGATGTTATTACTTCTCCACTTCCTCCGATCTTGAGCCTATTGAAGCACCCACTAACAGACAGCGGACTGGCTCAGTTTATTGCTGATTCACAGAAATTAGCATAA
- a CDS encoding CPBP family intramembrane glutamic endopeptidase codes for MGINGKYSIGILLTFVLLAGTMLYAFPAVTMITGIRGITETNFLLTRFIIWGIFSIVFLYSLIIEKGSFLLKKEIRYSLLFYIKAIICLYFICSIGGALLNVMIHFLVQEKISDKLFELTPIFKNNYFLLIFTCFTAGAAEELLMRGYIQSRVEKLYNSPALGIIFSAVLFGILHSTYGTIGQVVIPFFIGVVFAVFYKIYSNIKILIICHFMIDFISLMAMNFMDIKHLSLL; via the coding sequence ATGGGGATTAATGGGAAGTATTCTATAGGGATTTTACTTACTTTTGTTCTTTTGGCTGGCACGATGCTCTATGCTTTTCCTGCCGTTACAATGATAACGGGGATAAGAGGTATCACAGAAACCAATTTTCTCCTTACCCGGTTTATCATTTGGGGGATTTTTTCCATTGTATTTCTTTACAGCCTTATTATTGAAAAGGGATCATTTTTATTGAAAAAAGAAATCCGGTATTCCCTGCTGTTTTATATCAAGGCAATTATCTGTCTTTATTTTATTTGCAGTATTGGCGGAGCGCTATTGAACGTAATGATCCATTTTTTGGTTCAGGAAAAGATCAGTGATAAGCTTTTTGAACTCACTCCAATTTTTAAAAACAATTATTTTTTACTTATTTTTACCTGCTTTACGGCTGGAGCTGCGGAAGAGCTTCTGATGCGGGGTTATATTCAGTCAAGGGTTGAAAAGCTATACAATAGTCCGGCTTTAGGAATTATTTTTTCCGCTGTTTTATTCGGAATTCTGCACAGCACTTACGGAACCATTGGTCAGGTTGTTATTCCTTTCTTTATTGGAGTCGTTTTTGCCGTATTTTATAAAATTTATTCCAATATTAAAATCCTGATCATCTGCCATTTTATGATTGATTTCATTTCCCTGATGGCGATGAATTTTATGGATATTAAACACTTATCTTTATTGTAA
- a CDS encoding beta strand repeat-containing protein has product MKKKLLPLAVLLSIAIEAQVGINTTTPQATLDVTGTPGVTTSLDGIIAPRLTGDELRAKTYTGAQTGALVYVTNADSAPQGQTKNVTSTGYFYFDGNQWVASNGTSGKTASWSLYGNSNTTAGINFLGTTDNTDLLFKRNNSQAGLLSIANTAFGVNSFNSTATGGSNTSIGSFSLFSNTSGSSNTSVGESSLRANTQGINNTASGVQALQSNTTGSNNTANGLQTLQSNTIGMSNTANGYQTMQSNVSGNFNNASGYQALQGNNSGNNNTASGYQSLQSNSTGSNNSGIGSQALFSNTTGSRNTAVGNLAGGNLTTGNNNIAIGNSTDFVSANASNQMNIGNMIFGTGLSGSIAAPEGYIGIGNSSPASTLHVSGSFGASITTKSSGTLDATHNTVIVTGGIGLPVASDSKGRIYHIYLGTSSGITITGNISYLGNTSSSWVLDNTVGNRGITLQSDGTNWVVIGRAN; this is encoded by the coding sequence ATGAAAAAAAAATTATTACCTCTTGCAGTACTTTTAAGTATTGCCATTGAGGCTCAGGTGGGTATTAACACTACTACTCCACAAGCCACATTAGATGTAACCGGAACACCTGGTGTAACCACCAGTTTAGATGGAATTATTGCCCCAAGGCTGACCGGAGATGAGCTCCGTGCCAAAACTTACACCGGAGCCCAGACAGGAGCTTTGGTATATGTTACCAATGCTGATTCTGCACCGCAAGGTCAAACTAAAAATGTAACTTCCACAGGGTATTTCTACTTCGATGGAAACCAGTGGGTAGCTTCCAACGGAACTTCGGGAAAAACTGCCAGCTGGTCACTTTACGGAAATTCAAATACAACAGCCGGAATTAATTTTTTAGGAACTACAGATAATACAGATTTACTTTTTAAGAGAAACAATTCCCAAGCCGGATTATTAAGTATTGCCAATACAGCATTCGGGGTAAATTCTTTTAATTCAACGGCAACAGGGGGTTCCAATACGTCTATTGGCTCATTCAGCCTTTTCAGTAATACTTCCGGATCATCCAATACTTCTGTTGGGGAATCTTCCCTCAGAGCCAATACACAGGGTATCAACAACACGGCCAGCGGAGTTCAGGCATTGCAAAGCAACACCACCGGTTCCAACAACACCGCTAATGGATTGCAAACGCTGCAAAGTAATACCATAGGAATGTCTAATACAGCCAACGGGTATCAGACCATGCAGAGCAATGTTTCCGGGAACTTTAATAATGCCAGCGGATATCAGGCACTCCAGGGAAATAATTCCGGAAACAATAATACAGCAAGCGGATACCAATCCCTGCAAAGTAACAGTACAGGGTCTAATAATTCCGGTATTGGTTCGCAGGCTCTCTTCAGCAATACAACAGGCAGTAGAAATACAGCTGTAGGAAATTTAGCCGGGGGAAACCTTACTACAGGAAATAATAATATTGCGATTGGCAACTCCACTGATTTTGTGTCCGCAAACGCTTCTAATCAAATGAATATCGGAAATATGATTTTTGGTACAGGCCTGTCAGGGAGTATTGCTGCGCCTGAGGGCTATATTGGGATTGGCAACTCTTCACCTGCCAGCACATTGCATGTTTCAGGTTCATTTGGAGCCTCCATTACCACAAAATCATCGGGGACATTGGATGCCACTCACAATACCGTTATTGTTACGGGAGGAATTGGATTGCCTGTGGCTTCAGACTCTAAAGGACGTATTTATCATATTTATTTAGGAACTTCTTCGGGAATTACCATTACAGGAAACATTTCTTATCTGGGCAACACAAGCAGCAGCTGGGTACTGGATAATACAGTCGGAAACAGGGGAATTACCCTACAAAGTGACGGCACAAACTGGGTGGTTATCGGAAGAGCCAATTAA
- a CDS encoding M56 family metallopeptidase yields the protein MEAILLYFGKIILCSGVTFLYYQLSLKDKTFHHYNRFYLLAAIVISLLLPLIRVEDFTIEVNNEMYMLLDKIQNFNTEKNIDNGNLYFNIIFSALGLVSLYFLGKLMYGIFKIQQFKNQFQKESFDGINFYRTNLTEAPFSYFKNLFWKNTITLNSDIGKQILKHEMVHIEQKHSFDKIFIEIITSVFWFNPFFHLIKREINLIHEYLADKKAVKQSDTKAFAQMLLASHFSGTQLPVTSPFLSSNLKKRLKMLQKPKTKFGYARRIFALPVVFSIAFAYLVNAKNREIEETNISIKKAVSEIRKDTIRPEKSGQEKIAELKTASPEDHTKLAGLEKKIKEKEKELEGLDPESDLFSDKIEEISNLASEIGEIASKVEVDHYFNSAEWKNQMKELENMEPLSKKELRKIERAAKKAGREAAKIGKMAIPPAPPEAPEAPKAPKITYFKTNKIVSYKDLSTQEKEEVRKAMAEAKKALKEAAKARVEGEKARIEGDKARMEGDRARAEGERIRAEGERIRIDGDRIRKDVEKARAEAEKRSASFRDGTFIKVTSGSPGVIVMNADFIKKDGNGNIAMNGVKKFKITGTDDVKYRYYIDGREVSQDDINSLDTNTISKVNVNTQKKGELKQGEVRIETKK from the coding sequence ATGGAAGCAATACTTTTATACTTTGGGAAAATTATTTTATGTTCGGGTGTAACGTTTTTGTACTATCAGTTGTCTTTAAAGGACAAGACATTTCATCATTATAACAGATTTTATCTGTTGGCAGCCATTGTGATATCACTGCTGCTGCCACTCATCAGAGTAGAAGATTTTACGATAGAGGTCAATAATGAGATGTATATGCTTCTTGACAAGATTCAGAATTTTAACACAGAAAAAAACATAGACAATGGTAACCTTTATTTTAACATTATTTTTTCAGCTCTGGGACTGGTTTCTCTCTATTTTTTAGGAAAGCTGATGTATGGGATTTTTAAAATCCAGCAGTTTAAAAACCAATTTCAGAAAGAAAGTTTTGACGGGATCAACTTTTACCGTACCAATCTTACCGAAGCACCATTTTCCTACTTTAAAAACCTGTTCTGGAAGAATACAATCACCTTGAATTCTGATATCGGAAAACAGATTTTAAAGCATGAAATGGTACATATTGAGCAGAAACATTCTTTTGATAAGATCTTTATCGAGATTATTACCTCTGTTTTCTGGTTCAATCCGTTTTTTCATCTCATTAAAAGAGAAATTAATCTAATCCATGAATACCTGGCTGATAAAAAAGCCGTAAAACAATCGGACACCAAAGCATTTGCGCAGATGCTTTTAGCAAGCCACTTTTCCGGAACACAGTTGCCTGTTACCAGTCCGTTTCTAAGTTCAAACCTTAAAAAAAGACTTAAGATGTTACAAAAACCCAAAACCAAGTTCGGATATGCGCGAAGAATTTTTGCCTTACCGGTTGTGTTCTCTATCGCTTTTGCTTATCTGGTAAATGCTAAAAACAGAGAAATTGAAGAAACCAACATTTCTATAAAAAAAGCCGTTTCAGAAATCAGGAAAGATACGATAAGACCTGAAAAATCAGGTCAGGAAAAAATAGCAGAATTGAAAACCGCATCGCCTGAAGACCATACAAAACTGGCCGGCCTTGAAAAGAAAATAAAAGAAAAAGAGAAAGAGCTGGAAGGGTTGGATCCCGAAAGTGATCTCTTCAGTGATAAAATAGAAGAAATCAGTAATCTGGCATCAGAGATAGGAGAAATAGCCTCAAAAGTAGAAGTTGATCATTACTTCAATTCTGCGGAATGGAAGAATCAGATGAAGGAGCTGGAGAATATGGAACCTCTGAGTAAAAAAGAGCTTCGTAAAATAGAAAGGGCAGCCAAAAAAGCAGGAAGAGAAGCTGCAAAAATAGGAAAAATGGCAATTCCTCCGGCACCGCCTGAAGCACCCGAAGCGCCAAAAGCACCGAAAATAACCTATTTTAAAACCAATAAGATTGTTAGCTATAAAGATTTAAGCACTCAGGAAAAAGAAGAAGTACGTAAAGCAATGGCTGAGGCTAAAAAAGCATTGAAAGAAGCTGCTAAAGCCAGAGTAGAAGGAGAAAAAGCAAGAATAGAGGGAGACAAAGCCCGAATGGAAGGCGACAGAGCCAGAGCAGAAGGTGAACGAATAAGAGCAGAAGGAGAACGAATAAGAATTGATGGGGACAGAATACGAAAAGATGTAGAAAAAGCCCGTGCGGAAGCCGAAAAAAGATCAGCCAGCTTCAGAGACGGAACCTTTATTAAAGTAACCAGCGGCTCACCGGGCGTTATTGTAATGAATGCGGATTTCATCAAAAAAGACGGCAACGGAAACATTGCCATGAATGGAGTGAAGAAATTTAAAATAACCGGTACTGATGACGTAAAATACAGATATTATATTGATGGGAGAGAAGTTTCTCAGGATGATATAAACTCATTAGATACCAATACTATATCGAAAGTTAATGTCAATACTCAGAAGAAAGGAGAGCTTAAGCAGGGGGAAGTAAGAATAGAGACAAAGAAATAA
- a CDS encoding Ada metal-binding domain-containing protein, translating into MIRHTQISGEDLRSKIHSKEIVFGGNKKLKIYGLLSCGSGKRMKKENRVFFMDEKEALENKFRPCGHCMREAYKKWKESLY; encoded by the coding sequence ATGATCCGGCATACTCAAATATCAGGTGAAGATCTGAGAAGTAAAATTCACAGCAAAGAAATTGTCTTTGGGGGAAATAAAAAATTAAAAATCTATGGATTATTAAGCTGTGGATCAGGGAAAAGAATGAAAAAGGAAAATAGAGTTTTCTTCATGGATGAAAAAGAAGCACTGGAAAATAAGTTCCGGCCTTGTGGACATTGCATGAGGGAAGCTTATAAAAAATGGAAGGAATCTTTATATTAA
- a CDS encoding L-threonylcarbamoyladenylate synthase → MAKILKIYPDNPQENLVNEVIKTLNNGGLIIYPSDTIYALGCNIFDIKAMEKLAQLKKMKLEKAKFSIICNDLSHLSDFTRPIETSVFRFLKSHLPGPFTFILDANKSLPLAYKGHKTIGIRVPDHPIPQLIVEKLGHPIASTSIKDDDEIIEYSTDPELIAEKYDHLVDIVIDSGYGDNVASTIVDLTSGEPEIIRQGKGII, encoded by the coding sequence ATGGCAAAAATATTAAAAATTTATCCAGACAACCCACAGGAAAATCTTGTGAATGAGGTTATTAAAACCCTGAATAATGGCGGGCTGATTATCTATCCTTCTGATACGATTTATGCATTAGGCTGTAATATTTTTGATATAAAAGCCATGGAAAAGCTGGCACAGCTCAAAAAAATGAAGCTGGAAAAGGCTAAATTCTCCATTATATGTAATGATCTGAGTCATCTTTCTGACTTTACAAGGCCTATTGAAACTTCAGTTTTCAGGTTTCTGAAAAGCCACCTTCCGGGCCCTTTTACCTTTATCCTTGATGCCAATAAAAGTTTACCACTAGCCTATAAAGGTCATAAGACAATCGGTATCCGTGTTCCTGACCACCCTATTCCCCAGCTTATCGTGGAAAAACTGGGACACCCTATTGCTTCCACTTCCATTAAGGACGATGATGAAATTATTGAATATTCTACTGATCCTGAGCTTATTGCAGAAAAGTACGATCACCTGGTAGATATTGTGATTGATTCCGGATACGGAGACAATGTGGCTTCCACTATTGTAGACCTTACTTCAGGAGAACCTGAGATCATCCGTCAGGGAAAAGGAATAATCTAG
- a CDS encoding GNAT family N-acetyltransferase, whose translation MNYSIKKASLEDIDETAELFNLYRVFYRQESDVEKGKAFLKERFLNSESDIFLAMADGRAVGFVQLYKLFHYTKLQKQWLLSDLFVHPDYRGKGLSVALIDRSKQWCEETGACGLMLETEKTNDIGNILYPRCGFEYDGLHNYYHWWK comes from the coding sequence ATGAATTACAGTATTAAAAAAGCAAGCCTTGAGGATATTGATGAAACGGCGGAATTATTCAATCTTTACCGTGTTTTTTACAGGCAGGAATCAGATGTTGAAAAAGGAAAGGCTTTTCTGAAGGAACGGTTCTTAAACAGTGAATCAGATATTTTTCTTGCCATGGCGGATGGAAGAGCAGTAGGTTTTGTACAGCTCTATAAGCTGTTTCACTATACAAAATTACAGAAGCAATGGCTGTTAAGTGACTTGTTTGTTCATCCGGATTACAGAGGAAAAGGGCTTTCAGTAGCATTAATTGACCGCAGTAAACAGTGGTGTGAAGAAACAGGAGCGTGTGGACTGATGCTGGAAACCGAAAAAACGAATGATATCGGAAATATACTGTATCCACGCTGTGGCTTCGAATACGACGGACTTCATAATTACTACCATTGGTGGAAATAG
- a CDS encoding BlaI/MecI/CopY family transcriptional regulator, producing MKIQTLTKAEEQVMQYLWKLEKGFLKDVLDLFPEPKPHTNTVSTILKVLKDKEFVDYHVHGRQHEYFPLVSKEQYSGKTMKSLVKNYFKGSYKSAVSFLVEKNEMTVEDLEMLLDELKKKD from the coding sequence ATGAAAATTCAGACTCTCACCAAAGCAGAAGAACAGGTAATGCAGTATTTGTGGAAATTGGAAAAAGGCTTCCTGAAGGATGTACTTGACCTTTTTCCGGAACCTAAACCCCATACAAATACTGTTTCTACTATTTTAAAAGTATTGAAGGATAAAGAATTTGTAGACTATCATGTACACGGAAGACAGCATGAGTACTTTCCATTGGTTTCAAAAGAACAGTACTCCGGGAAAACCATGAAGAGCCTTGTGAAAAACTATTTTAAAGGCTCTTACAAAAGCGCCGTTTCATTTCTGGTAGAAAAAAATGAAATGACGGTAGAAGATCTTGAGATGCTATTGGATGAACTCAAAAAGAAAGACTAA
- a CDS encoding 2OG-Fe(II) oxygenase, translating to MKDIIQKIENTDWQHITETMHKNGYAIIPDLLSDNECELLKSGYSNSALYRKTVVMARHRFGLGEYKYFNYPLPEVIQTLRKTIYPRLAPIANAWFKALHIATQFPLDHQEFLQQCHAKGQQKATVLILKYAEGGFNTLHQDLYGDVYFPIQMVLMLSEPDHDFTGGEFVLTQQIPRAQSKVIVLKPKKGDVLIFTTQFKPEKGTKGYYRVNMKHGISEVKEGSRYALGIIFHDATS from the coding sequence ATGAAAGATATCATTCAGAAAATAGAAAATACAGACTGGCAGCACATTACGGAGACTATGCATAAAAACGGATATGCAATCATTCCGGATTTGTTATCCGATAATGAATGTGAACTCCTGAAATCTGGCTACAGCAATTCCGCTCTTTACCGGAAGACAGTGGTGATGGCCAGGCATCGCTTTGGGTTGGGAGAATATAAATATTTCAATTATCCGCTTCCGGAAGTCATTCAGACCCTGCGAAAAACCATCTATCCACGCCTGGCTCCTATAGCCAACGCCTGGTTTAAAGCTTTACATATTGCTACTCAATTTCCATTGGATCATCAAGAGTTTCTACAGCAGTGTCATGCTAAAGGACAGCAAAAAGCGACTGTCTTAATTTTGAAATATGCAGAAGGCGGTTTTAATACTTTGCATCAGGATTTGTATGGGGATGTGTATTTTCCCATTCAAATGGTACTGATGCTCAGCGAGCCTGATCATGATTTTACAGGAGGAGAATTTGTGCTTACGCAGCAGATTCCCAGAGCACAGTCAAAAGTCATTGTTTTAAAGCCTAAAAAAGGAGATGTCCTTATTTTCACCACCCAGTTTAAACCTGAAAAAGGAACTAAAGGATATTACAGAGTGAATATGAAACACGGAATAAGCGAAGTAAAAGAAGGCAGCCGTTATGCTTTGGGAATTATTTTCCATGATGCAACCAGTTAG
- the yaaA gene encoding peroxide stress protein YaaA has protein sequence MKIITSPAKLMNVENSTDLLKSSTPKFIEEAALIQSYLKEKSPKYLSELMEISPKLADENWERNQKWKSKPTAKESAPAMFAFTGEVYRGLDAKTLDKNAVDYLQKNYRMLSGLYGLLKPSDKVMLYRLEMGRPFAFEHYKNLYEFWREKITEQLNSEMKKGEILLQLASNEYGKVIDRKKLNHKVIDFDFYELKDGKLKTIVVYTKHARGLVVRFCAETHAKTLEDVKAFNYEGYRIDEEKSTDTKLVFTR, from the coding sequence ATGAAAATTATAACATCACCTGCCAAATTAATGAACGTAGAAAACTCAACGGATCTGTTGAAATCTTCTACTCCTAAATTCATTGAAGAAGCTGCATTGATACAGTCTTATTTAAAAGAGAAATCCCCAAAATATCTTTCCGAGCTGATGGAAATATCACCGAAGCTGGCTGATGAAAACTGGGAAAGAAATCAGAAATGGAAATCCAAACCTACCGCTAAAGAATCGGCTCCGGCTATGTTTGCCTTTACGGGAGAAGTGTACAGGGGACTGGATGCCAAAACACTGGATAAAAATGCCGTAGATTATCTTCAGAAAAATTACAGAATGCTTTCCGGGCTGTATGGTCTCTTGAAACCATCCGATAAAGTAATGCTTTACAGGCTGGAAATGGGACGTCCTTTTGCATTTGAACACTATAAAAACCTGTACGAATTCTGGCGTGAGAAAATAACGGAACAACTGAATTCCGAAATGAAAAAAGGAGAAATCCTGCTTCAGCTTGCCAGCAACGAATATGGAAAAGTAATTGACAGAAAAAAACTCAACCATAAAGTCATTGATTTTGATTTCTACGAGCTGAAAGACGGAAAACTGAAAACCATTGTGGTATATACCAAGCATGCAAGAGGTCTTGTCGTACGATTTTGTGCTGAAACCCATGCTAAAACACTGGAAGATGTGAAAGCGTTCAACTATGAAGGCTACAGAATTGATGAAGAGAAATCTACAGATACAAAACTGGTTTTTACAAGATAA
- a CDS encoding glutathione peroxidase, translating to MKKILFIGMVLIGIISLSSFIKSDDSTGPKPAKSIYDFKIESIDGGKIDFSNYKGKYILIVNTASKCGYTPQYKGLEQLYKDYGDKLVVVGFPSDNFADQEFHDNGEIKSFCEKNYGVTFPLTTAVDVKGSKITPVFDFLTHKSQNGVMDAKISWNFNKFLISPEGKLLEHFDSKVVPESDKITHYFK from the coding sequence ATGAAAAAAATACTTTTTATCGGAATGGTGCTTATAGGAATCATAAGCCTTTCATCATTTATCAAATCAGATGATTCTACGGGGCCTAAACCTGCAAAATCAATTTATGATTTTAAGATTGAATCCATTGACGGCGGAAAAATTGATTTTTCCAATTACAAAGGGAAATACATCCTTATCGTAAACACTGCCTCCAAGTGCGGATACACCCCCCAATACAAAGGTCTGGAGCAGCTGTACAAAGATTACGGTGACAAACTGGTGGTGGTAGGCTTCCCTTCTGACAATTTTGCAGATCAGGAGTTTCATGACAATGGGGAAATCAAATCTTTCTGTGAAAAAAATTACGGCGTAACCTTTCCTCTTACCACTGCGGTAGATGTAAAAGGCTCAAAAATCACTCCTGTGTTTGATTTTCTTACCCACAAATCCCAAAACGGAGTAATGGACGCGAAAATAAGCTGGAATTTCAACAAGTTTCTGATCAGCCCGGAAGGAAAATTACTGGAACATTTCGATTCTAAAGTGGTTCCTGAAAGTGATAAAATCACCCATTATTTTAAGTAA
- a CDS encoding GLPGLI family protein, translating into MKIKILFFMLLGALSSAQVNRFFYEYKFIPDINNKQDVKTEMMLLDIDKNGSNYYSREKFVADSTGRAELEKQLKSGGGNFSFNRRDRPGQVSYKVTKTYPDFKTYLFKNVSTDKYKIKEDKKPEWKILPEKQKIGTYETQKAVTSFGGREWTAWFTTDLPFQDGPYVFYGLPGLIVKLEDATGSHIMIMIGNKTISAPGAETDVQLPDNVRVLGLGGKELEVTKDQFKKVWKAYVNDPTKNMREMMMKNGDGNTKVSFKFRTGDGKEISDPNQVFREMEKNTKEALKKDNNPIEPDLMN; encoded by the coding sequence ATGAAAATCAAAATCTTATTTTTTATGCTTTTGGGAGCCCTTTCCAGTGCTCAGGTCAATAGATTCTTTTATGAATACAAGTTTATTCCGGACATCAATAACAAGCAGGACGTAAAAACGGAAATGATGCTGCTGGATATTGATAAAAATGGATCAAACTACTACAGCCGTGAAAAATTTGTAGCAGACTCTACCGGAAGAGCAGAGCTGGAAAAGCAGCTGAAATCCGGAGGTGGAAATTTCAGCTTCAACAGAAGAGACAGACCCGGGCAGGTTTCTTATAAGGTAACCAAAACATATCCGGATTTTAAAACTTATCTTTTCAAAAACGTTTCCACAGATAAGTATAAGATAAAAGAAGACAAAAAACCGGAGTGGAAAATATTACCGGAAAAACAAAAAATCGGAACCTATGAAACTCAAAAAGCGGTTACCAGTTTTGGAGGAAGAGAATGGACAGCCTGGTTCACAACAGATCTGCCCTTTCAGGATGGGCCTTATGTGTTCTATGGACTTCCAGGTCTTATTGTAAAGCTGGAAGACGCTACAGGATCTCATATAATGATCATGATAGGAAATAAAACAATCAGTGCACCGGGTGCAGAAACAGATGTGCAGCTTCCGGATAATGTAAGAGTTTTGGGATTAGGCGGAAAAGAACTTGAGGTGACAAAAGACCAGTTTAAGAAAGTGTGGAAAGCTTATGTAAATGATCCTACCAAGAATATGAGAGAAATGATGATGAAAAACGGAGATGGCAATACCAAGGTAAGTTTCAAGTTTAGAACAGGAGATGGAAAAGAAATTTCAGATCCTAACCAGGTATTTCGCGAGATGGAAAAAAATACCAAGGAAGCCCTTAAAAAAGATAACAATCCGATAGAACCGGATCTGATGAATTAA